In one Lolium rigidum isolate FL_2022 chromosome 3, APGP_CSIRO_Lrig_0.1, whole genome shotgun sequence genomic region, the following are encoded:
- the LOC124699082 gene encoding probable proline transporter 2, with amino-acid sequence MSMPAAEKVIALDVDAKNGRGDELDNVPVADGTKHQISDPWYQVGFVFTSGLNSAYVLGYSGSVMVPLGWVGGTVGFLLAAAVSMYANALLGRLHLLGGKRHIRYRDLAGHIYGRKMYGLTWALQYVNLFMINTGFIILAGQALKALYLLIKDDGAMKLPYCIAVSGFVCALFAFGIPYLSALRIWLGFSTVFSLIFIVAACVLSLRDGVRSPHRDYSIPGDGPGRVFTTIGAWASLVFAYNTGMLPEIQATIRPPVVKNIEKALWFQFTIGVVPIYAVVFIGYCYGNETSSYLLNSVHGPVWVKALANLSAFLQTVIALHIFASPMYEYLDTRFGSSEGGPFAFHNVMFRVGVRGGYLTVNTLVAAMLPFLGDFMSLTGALSTFPLTFVLANHMYLVANRHRLSSLQKSWHWLNVIGFTVLAVTAAFAALRLIAIDSKTYHIFADV; translated from the exons atgtcCATGCCGGCGGCAGAGAAGGTGATCGCGCTGGACGTCGACGCCAAGAATGGGCGGGGGGACGAGCTGGACAACGTGCCTGTCGCCGATGGCACTAAACACCAGATCAGTG ATCCATGGTACCAGGTGGGGTTCGTGTTCACCTCGGGGTTGAACAGCGCGTACGTGCTGGGCTACTCCGGGTCGGTGATGGTGCCCCTGGGCTGGGTGGGCGGCACCGTGGGGTTCCTCCTTGCCGCCGCCGTGTCCATGTACGCCAACGCGCTCCtcggccgcctccacctcctcggcgGCAAGCGCCACATCAGGTACAGGGACCTCGCCGGACACATCTACGGGCGGAAGATGTACGGGCTCACCTGGGCGCTGCAGtacgtcaacctcttcatgatcaACACCGGGTTCATCATACTAGCAGGACAGGCACTCAAG GCATTGTACCTGCTGATCAAGGACGACGGCGCCATGAAGCTGCCCTACTGCATCGCGGTGTCCGGGTTCGTGTGCGCGCTCTTCGCCTTCGGGATCCCCTACCTATCGGCGCTGAGGATCTGGCTGGGCTTCTCCACGGTGTTCAGCCTCATCTTCATCGTGGCGGCGTGCGTGCTCTCGCTCCGGGACGGCGTGCGCTCGCCACACCGGGACTATAGCATCCCCGGAGACGGACCGGGCAGGGTGTTCACCACCATCGGCGCGTGGGCGAGCCTGGTGTTCGCGTACAACACTGGGATGCTGCCGGAGATCCAGGCCACCATCCGCCCCCCCGTGGTGAAGAACATCGAGAAGGCGCTCTGGTTCCAGTTCACCATCGGCGTGGTGCCCAtctacgccgtcgtcttcatcggatACTGCTACGGAAACGAAACCTCCAGCTACCTCCTCAACAGCGTCCATGGACCCGTCTGGGTGAAGGCGCTTGCCAACCTCTCTGCCTTCCTCCAGACCGTCATAGCACTACAT ATCTTCGCGTCGCCCATGTACGAGTACCTGGACACGCGGTTCGGGAGCAGCGAGGGAGGCCCCTTCGCGTTCCACAACGTGATGTTCAGGGTCGGGGTCAGGGGAGGGTACCTGACGGTGAACACGCTGGTGGCGGCGATGCTGCCGTTTCTGGGGGACTTCATGAGCCTCACGGGGGCCCTCAGCACCTTCCCTCTCACCTTCGTGCTCGCCAACCACATGTACCTCGTCGCCAACAGGCACCGCCTCTCCTCGCTCCAGAAGTCATGGCACTGGCTCAACGTCATCGGCTTCACCGTCCTCGCTGTAACCGCCGCTTTCGCCGCACTCAGGCTCATCGCCATCGACTCCAAAACATACCATATCTTCGCCGATGTCTGA
- the LOC124699083 gene encoding laccase-22-like isoform X1 — MATPRRLSELLMVSCFLLQAISAHAITRHYKFNVVMRNMTRLCSTKPILTVNGKFPGPALYTREGDNVLVKVVNHVPHNITIHWHGVRQIRTGWYDGPAYITQCPIQPGSSFLYNFTVTGQRGTLFWHAHINWLRATVHGAIVILPKLGVPYPFPAPHKEAVVVLGEWWKADTETVINQAMQLGVGPNISDSHTINGHPGPMSDCASSQDGFKINVENGKTYMLRIINAALNDDLFLKLAGHKLTVVEVDAVYTKPYKTDILLITPGQTTNVLVTADQSAGRYLLSVSPFMDAPLQVDNKTGTAILNYANTISATARLTFVKPPPQNATPIASKFVESLRSLNSKEYPANVPQTVEHSLFLTIGVGVNPCPNCINGTRVVGAINNLTFVMPSTPILQANYYNIPGVFTEDFPATPPHKFNYTGSGPKNLQTMNGTRVYRLPYNASVQVLLQDTGILSTESHPIHLHGFNFFVVGRGVGNYNPKTSPLTFNLIDPVERNTIGVPTGGWTAIRFRADNPGVWFMHCHFEVHTSWGLKMVFVVDNGKGPSETLIPPPKDLPQC; from the exons ATGGCCACACCTCGTCGTCTTAGTGAGCTCCTCATGGTCAGCTGCTTCCTGCTTCAGGCTATCAGCGCCCACGCAATCACCCGACACTACAAGTTCAAT GTGGTTATGAGGAACATGACACGACTTTGCTCAACCAAGCCCATCCTCACAGTGAATGGCAAGTTCCCGGGGCCGGCCCTCTATACAAGAGAAGGCGATAATGTTCTTGTCAAGGTCGTCAATCATGTACCTCACAACATTACCATCCACTG GCATGGGGTAAGGCAGATCAGGACCGGGTGGTATGATGGACCGGCCTACATTACACAGTGCCCAATCCAGCCAGGGAGCAGCTTTCTGTACAATTTCACCGTTACCGGCCAACGTGGTACACTTTTCTGGCATGCCCATATCAACTGGCTGAGGGCTACTGTCCATGGTGCTATTGTCATCCTCCCCAAGCTTGGAGTGCCCTACCCCTTTCCTGCTCCTCACAAGGAGGCAGTTGTTGTCCTAG GGGAATGGTGGAAAGCAGACACAGAAACTGTAATTAACCAGGCCATGCAACTAGGTGTAGGACCCAATATTTCTGATTCGCACACCATCAACGGCCACCCTGGTCCGATGTCTGATTGTGCCTCCTCACAAG ACGGGTTCAAGATCAATGTCGAAAATGGCAAGACATATATGCTGCGGATCATCAATGCGGCGCTTAATGACGACCTATTCTTGAAGCTTGCCGGACACAAACTAACTGTGGTTGAGGTTGATGCAGTCTATACCAAGCCATATAAAACCGATATCCTGCTCATCACTCCAGGCCAGACCACCAATGTCCTTGTGACTGCTGACCAAAGTGCTGGCCGTTACCTTCTCTCAGTCTCTCCCTTCATGGATGCTCCCTTACAGGTTGACAACAAAACAGGCACAGCTATCTTGAACTATGCCAACACCATCTCTGCTACAGCACGCCTAACTTTCGTCAAGCCACCACCGCAAAATGCCACCCCTATTGCGTCGAAATTCGTTGAGTCACTCCGAAGCCTCAACTCAAAGGAGTACCCAGCCAATGTGCCACAGACAGTAGAGCACTCACTTTTCTTAACCATTGGTGTGGGTGTCAATCCATGCCCGAACTGCATTAATGGGACAAGAGTGGTAGGCGCAATCAACAATCTGACATTCGTTATGCCATCCACCCCAATTCTCCAAGCAAATTATTACAACATTCCAGGGGTGTTCACAGAAGACTTCCCAGCAACACCACCACACAAGTTCAACTACACAGGAAGCGGCCCAAAAAACCTTCAAACCATGAATGGAACCAGGGTTTATAGGCTGCCATACAATGCTTCAGTGCAGGTCCTACTCCAGGATACGGGGATCCTATCAACAGAAAGCCACCCAATCCATCTGCATGGCTTTAACTTTTTTGTGGTTGGGAGGGGTGTTGGGAATTACAACCCCAAGACCTCCCCTTTAACATTTAACCTCATCGATCCCGTTGAGAGAAACACCATTGGAGTTCCTACCGGAGGCTGGACAGCAATCAGATTTAGGGCTGATAACCCAG GTGTTTGGTTTATGCATTGCCATTTCGAGGTACACACGTCGTGGGGACTCAAGATGGTATTTGTGGTGGACAATGGGAAAGGGCCCAGTGAGACTCTAATTCCACCACCCAAAGATCTTCCCCAGTGCTGA
- the LOC124699083 gene encoding laccase-22-like isoform X2, producing the protein MRNMTRLCSTKPILTVNGKFPGPALYTREGDNVLVKVVNHVPHNITIHWTGWYDGPAYITQCPIQPGSSFLYNFTVTGQRGTLFWHAHINWLRATVHGAIVILPKLGVPYPFPAPHKEAVVVLGEWWKADTETVINQAMQLGVGPNISDSHTINGHPGPMSDCASSQDGFKINVENGKTYMLRIINAALNDDLFLKLAGHKLTVVEVDAVYTKPYKTDILLITPGQTTNVLVTADQSAGRYLLSVSPFMDAPLQVDNKTGTAILNYANTISATARLTFVKPPPQNATPIASKFVESLRSLNSKEYPANVPQTVEHSLFLTIGVGVNPCPNCINGTRVVGAINNLTFVMPSTPILQANYYNIPGVFTEDFPATPPHKFNYTGSGPKNLQTMNGTRVYRLPYNASVQVLLQDTGILSTESHPIHLHGFNFFVVGRGVGNYNPKTSPLTFNLIDPVERNTIGVPTGGWTAIRFRADNPGVWFMHCHFEVHTSWGLKMVFVVDNGKGPSETLIPPPKDLPQC; encoded by the exons ATGAGGAACATGACACGACTTTGCTCAACCAAGCCCATCCTCACAGTGAATGGCAAGTTCCCGGGGCCGGCCCTCTATACAAGAGAAGGCGATAATGTTCTTGTCAAGGTCGTCAATCATGTACCTCACAACATTACCATCCACTG GACCGGGTGGTATGATGGACCGGCCTACATTACACAGTGCCCAATCCAGCCAGGGAGCAGCTTTCTGTACAATTTCACCGTTACCGGCCAACGTGGTACACTTTTCTGGCATGCCCATATCAACTGGCTGAGGGCTACTGTCCATGGTGCTATTGTCATCCTCCCCAAGCTTGGAGTGCCCTACCCCTTTCCTGCTCCTCACAAGGAGGCAGTTGTTGTCCTAG GGGAATGGTGGAAAGCAGACACAGAAACTGTAATTAACCAGGCCATGCAACTAGGTGTAGGACCCAATATTTCTGATTCGCACACCATCAACGGCCACCCTGGTCCGATGTCTGATTGTGCCTCCTCACAAG ACGGGTTCAAGATCAATGTCGAAAATGGCAAGACATATATGCTGCGGATCATCAATGCGGCGCTTAATGACGACCTATTCTTGAAGCTTGCCGGACACAAACTAACTGTGGTTGAGGTTGATGCAGTCTATACCAAGCCATATAAAACCGATATCCTGCTCATCACTCCAGGCCAGACCACCAATGTCCTTGTGACTGCTGACCAAAGTGCTGGCCGTTACCTTCTCTCAGTCTCTCCCTTCATGGATGCTCCCTTACAGGTTGACAACAAAACAGGCACAGCTATCTTGAACTATGCCAACACCATCTCTGCTACAGCACGCCTAACTTTCGTCAAGCCACCACCGCAAAATGCCACCCCTATTGCGTCGAAATTCGTTGAGTCACTCCGAAGCCTCAACTCAAAGGAGTACCCAGCCAATGTGCCACAGACAGTAGAGCACTCACTTTTCTTAACCATTGGTGTGGGTGTCAATCCATGCCCGAACTGCATTAATGGGACAAGAGTGGTAGGCGCAATCAACAATCTGACATTCGTTATGCCATCCACCCCAATTCTCCAAGCAAATTATTACAACATTCCAGGGGTGTTCACAGAAGACTTCCCAGCAACACCACCACACAAGTTCAACTACACAGGAAGCGGCCCAAAAAACCTTCAAACCATGAATGGAACCAGGGTTTATAGGCTGCCATACAATGCTTCAGTGCAGGTCCTACTCCAGGATACGGGGATCCTATCAACAGAAAGCCACCCAATCCATCTGCATGGCTTTAACTTTTTTGTGGTTGGGAGGGGTGTTGGGAATTACAACCCCAAGACCTCCCCTTTAACATTTAACCTCATCGATCCCGTTGAGAGAAACACCATTGGAGTTCCTACCGGAGGCTGGACAGCAATCAGATTTAGGGCTGATAACCCAG GTGTTTGGTTTATGCATTGCCATTTCGAGGTACACACGTCGTGGGGACTCAAGATGGTATTTGTGGTGGACAATGGGAAAGGGCCCAGTGAGACTCTAATTCCACCACCCAAAGATCTTCCCCAGTGCTGA
- the LOC124696153 gene encoding protein OCTOPUS-like → MDQPICGLHPGIAVTGFCSACLRERLAGLHPSDPADPAELRRCKSFSYARSAAAYFEPQRRSCDVRGAAALFQQEPPGDLEDLPPTAMRPMKDHINQEKKAAGTFGGLGKKWQEWRRKSKVKKQEPGPTTSISSGRAAMPVPHEDPRHRSFRDARSEVAVDALGRRSVDVDAALFSMDAGRISVDEQPRPSCDGYHGVRPRLPPMLSLVEDAPIPRSDGQIPVEEDDGAEPGGCAQTRDYYLDSSSSSRRRRSVDRSSFSSRKSFSDASDLPRMVAGANANANARVSPAIGAEFYQYHHAQSQSVLDHNQHWEQGLYNSHSLRDRDDDMSGSLDSAAFRGGIPLPAKKSKKGIKGWSIWGLINKKSSTKESEATSLANRSFSENWPELRARGYNGQMLRCNSSVSARSSFGNGGAAMGVASGRRSNVEMHVNGLGRMRKDEVLLERNFSARYAPCTGDNGGIPIPVGGGNQFSRRNHNGMSGKGRPARSSNSLPRSALGMY, encoded by the coding sequence ATGGATCAGCCCATCTGCGGCCTCCACCCGGGCATCGCCGTCACCGGCTTCTGCTCCGCCTGCCTCCGCGAGCGCCTCGCCGGCCTCCACCCCAGCGACCCCGCCGACCCGGCGGAGCTCCGCCGCTGCAAGTCCTTCTCCTAcgcccgctccgccgccgcctacTTCGAGCCGCAGCGCCGCTCCTGCGACGTCCgcggcgccgccgccctcttccAACAAGAACCACCGGGCGACCTGGAAGATCTTCCACCGACAGCGATGAGGCCGATGAAGGACCACATCAACCAAGAGAAGAAGGCCGCCGGCACGTTCGGGGGATTGGGCAAGAAGTGGCAGGAATGGCGCCGCAAGAGCAAGGTCAAGAAGCAGGAGCCGGGGCCCACTACCAGCATCAGCAGCGGCAGGGCCGCCATGCCCGTGCCGCACGAGGATCCCCGGCACCGCAGCTTCCGCGACGCGCGCTCCGAGGTCGCCGTCGACGCGCTCGGCCGGCGCTCCGTCGATGTGGACGCCGCCCTTTTCTCGATGGACGCCGGCCGCATCTCGGTGGATGAACAGCCCCGACCTTCCTGCGACGGCTACCACGGCGTACGGCCACGCCTGCCCCCAATGCTGTCCCTGGTCGAGGACGCGCCCATCCCGCGCTCCGACGGCCAAATCCCtgtggaggaagacgacggcgccGAGCCCGGCGGCTGCGCCCAGACAAGGGACTACTACCTAGACTCCTCCAGCTCCAGCAGGAGGCGCCGGAGCGTGGACCGCTCCTCCTTCTCCAGCCGCAAGTCATTCTCTGATGCCAGTGATCTGCCCAGGATGGTCGCTGGTGCAAATGCCAATGCCAATGCCCGGGTTTCGCCAGCCATCGGCGCCGAGTTCTACCAGTACCATCACGCCCAGAGCCAGAGTGTTCTTGACCACAATCAGCACTGGGAGCAGGGACTGTATAATTCTCATTCTCTCCGGGACCGGGATGATGATATGTCCGGGAGCTTGGATTCAGCGGCATTCCGTGGCGGCATCCCTCTGCCGGCGAAGAAGTCTAAGAAGGGGATCAAGGGGTGGAGCATCTGGGGTCTCATAAATAAGAAGAGCAGCACCAAGGAGTCTGAAGCTACAAGTCTAGCCAACCGATCATTTTCAGAAAATTGGCCCGAGCTCCGTGCAAGGGGGTACAATGGGCAGATGCTCAGGTGCAACAGCAGTGTAAGCGCGAGAAGCTCGTTTGGCAATGGTGGAGCAGCGATGGGCGTGGCGAGCGGGAGGAGGAGCAATGTTGAAATGCATGTAAATGGCTTAGGGAGGATGAGGAAGGACGAGGTTTTGCTCGAGAGGAATTTCAGTGCAAGGTATGCGCCTTGCACGGGTGATAATGGCGGGATTCCTATTCCAGTGGGAGGAGGTAACCAGTTCAGCCGGCGAAATCACAATGGCATGTCCGGGAAGGGAAGGCCCGCTCGTTCATCGAATTCATTGCCCCGGAGCGCGCTTGGAATGTACTGA
- the LOC124699085 gene encoding protein prenyltransferase alpha subunit repeat-containing protein 1-B-like produces the protein MESEAAAGAAQGEGDLLHQFERILHDDPLIDEVGFLHPTQLDSLLAGGANTSQHFWCSDHKLAVSTDVLPDLYRAARRAHSDAALNAPSPPASAAALIMTHSKALLILCPDLLTAWNSRKKVLSVNYDLKHLKDELQLCALILSYSPKNESTWCHRRWVITKLAQHIQDMSELIDSESLLVKQIAEKSKMNYRAWRHRCWLIPFMKPEQVLDELNKSVKWTELHVADNCCFHYRRSLLLALLDSHGVENGNDSLYLQSDAHLMWKEELRWNEMLIRRYQGRESLWIHRRFLSQWWLQQLINSEETCPSKEEESLADLFLAQEIHLLSDCLIAPSDEFGETGVQAGLAALYTLWISKQDAVVKEKVEERLQQSVGSLKEVLARVSWDKSRLWTQLLHC, from the exons ATGGAATCggaagcagcagcaggagcagcgcaAGGGGAAGGGGATCTCCTCCACCAATTTGAGCGAATCCTCCACGACGACCCGCTCAT AGACGAGGTCGGGTTCCTGCATCCCACGCAGCTCGACTCGCTACTCGCCGGCGGCGCCAACACATCCCAACACTTCTGGTGCAGCGACCACAAGCTCGCCGTCTCCACCGACGTCCTTCCCGACCTCTACCGCGCCGCTCGCCGCGCGCACTCCGACGCAGCACTCAATGCCCCCTCACCGCCCGCGTCTGCTGCTGCCCTGATCATGACGCACAGCAAGGCGCTGCTCATACTCTGCCCTGACCTGCTCACCGCATGGAACTCCAG GAAGAAGGTGCTATCAGTGAATTACGATCTCAAGCACCTCAAGGATGAGCTGCAGCTGTGTGCCTTGATCCTCTCCTACTCGCCCAAGAACGAGAGCACCTGGTGCCACAG GAGATGGGTCATCACGAAGCTTGCACAGCACATTCAGGATATGTCGGAACTTATAGACAGCGAGTCCCTACTAGTAAAACAGATAGCAGAG AAATCGAAGATGAACTACCGTGCATGGAGGCATCGATGCTGGCTCATTCCTTTCATGAAACCAGAACAG GTGCTGGACGAGTTGAACAAGTCAGTAAAATGGACTGAGTTGCACGTGGCTGACAACTGCTGCTTTCACTACCGCAGG TCTCTACTACTTGCATTGCTAGACAGCCACGGTGTAGAGAACGGAAACGATTCCCTTTATTTGCAGTCTGATGCTCATCTAATGTGGAAG GAGGAACTAAGGTGGAATGAGATGCTCATCAGGCGGTACCAAGGAAGAGAG TCGTTGTGGATCCACCGTCGGTTCCTCTCGCAGTGGTGGCTACAACAGTTGATAAACTCTGAAGAAACCTGCCCGTCAAAGGAGGAGGAGTCCCTGGCAGACCTCTTCCTAGCCCAGGAGATACACCTCCTGTCAGACTGCCTTATTGCTCCTAGTGATGAGTTTGGCGAAACAGGCGTCCAGGCAGGGCTGGCAGCGCTCTACACTCTGTGGATATCGAAG CAAGATGCAGTGGTGAAAGAGAAGGTGGAAGAAAGGTTGCAGCAGTCGGTTGGGAGCCTGAAGGAGGTGTTGGCAAGGGTCTCCTGGGACAAGAGCAGGCTGTGGACACAGCTGCTTCACTGCTGA